In Serinicoccus marinus DSM 15273, the genomic stretch CACTGGCATACACGGACGACACGCACGCACATCCCCACAAGGAGAGCTAGTCATGACCGAGACCACCGGGTCGAAGACGCGCACGCGCCGCAACGGCAAGGGCCTGACGATCGAGCGCATCTTCACAACACCTGGCGTGCACCCCTACGACCAGGTCACCTGGGAGAGCCGGGACGTCGTCCAGACCAACTGGAAGACCGGCGACACGATCTTCGAGCAGCGCGGCGTGGAGTTCCCGGACTTCTGGTCGGCCAACGCCTCCACCATCGTCACGACGAAGTACTTCCGCGGCGCCGTCGGCACCGACGCCCGCGAGACCGGTCTCAAGCAGCTCGTCGACCGCGTCGTGCTCACCTACACCAAGGCGGGCAAGGAGCACGGCTACTTCGCAACCGACGAGGACGCCGAGATCTTCGAGCACGAGTTGACGTATGCCCTCGTGCACCAGATCTTCTCCTTCAACTCTCCCGTGTGGTTCAACGTCGGCACCCAGAGCCCGCAGCAGGTCAGCGCCTGCTTCATCCTCTCGGTGGACGACTCGATGGACTCGATCCTCAACTGGTACAAGGAGGAGGGCTTCATCTTCAAGGGCGGCTCGGGCGCCGGCCTCAACCTCTCCCGCATCCGCTCCTCCAAGGAGCTGCTGTCCTCCGGCGGCACCGCCTCCGGCCCGGTCTCTTTCATGCGCGGCGCCGACGCCTCCGCGGGCACCATCAAGTCCGGTGGCGCCACCCGCCGCGCGGCCAAGATGGTCGTCCTCGACGTCGACCACCCCGACATCGAGGAGTTCATCGACACCAAGGCGCGCGAGGAGGACAAGATCCGGGCGCTGCGCGACGCCGGCTTCGACATGGACCTCGGCGGCGACGACATCGTGTCGGTGCAGTACCAGAACGCCAACAACTCGGTGCGCGTCTCCGACGAGTTCATGCGTGCCGTGGAGGAGAAGACCGACTTCGGCCTCACCTCCCGCAAGGACGGCTCGGTCGTCACCACCGTCGACGCCAAGCACCTCTTCACCAAGATGGCTCAGGCCGCGTGGGAGTGCGCCGACCCGGGCATCCAGTACGACGGCACCATCAACGACTGGCACACCAACCCCGAAACCGGCCGCATCACCGCGTCCAACCCCTGCTCGGAATACATGTCGCTGGACAACTCCAGCTGCAACCTCGCCTCGCTCAACCTCATGAAGTTCCTGCGCGAGGACGACACCTTCGACGTGGAGACCTACCAGAAGGTCGCCGAGCTGGTCATCACCGCGATGGACATCTCGATCTGCTTCGCGGACTTCCCGACCGACCCGATCGGCGAGACCACCCGCAACTACCGCCAGCTCGGCATCGGCTACGCCAACCTCGGCGCGCTGCTCATGGCGACCGGTCACGGCTACGACTCCGAGGGCGGCCGCGCGCTCGCCGCGTCGCTCACCTCGCTGCTCACCGGCGCCGCCTACAAGCGCTCGGCGGAGCTCGCCGGCGTGGTCGGCCCCTACAACGGGTATGCCCGCAACGCCGACGCGCACAAGCGCGTCATGCGCAAGCACCAGGCGGCGAACGACGAGATCCGCACGCTCCACACCATGGACTCCTCGGTCCACAAGGCCGCGACCAAGGCCTGGGACGCCGTCGTCAAGACGGGGGAGAAGAACGGCTACCGCAACGCGCAGGCGTCCGTGCTCGCTCCGACCGGCACCATCGGCTTCATGATGGACTGCGACACCACCGGCATCGAGCCCGACTTCTCGCTGGTGAAGTTCAAGAAGCTCGTCGGTGGCGGATCGATGCAGATCGTCAACCAGACCATCCCGCGGGCGCTCAACCGCCTCGGGTATGCCGACGAGACCATCGAGGCGATCGTCGAGTTCATCGCCGAGAACGGCCACGTCATCGACGCTCCGGGTCTGAAGCCTGAGCACTACGAGGTCTTCGACTGCGCGATGGGCGCCCGGGCGATCCGCCCCATGGGCCACGTGCGGATGATGGCCGCGGTGCAGCCGTTCCTGTCCGGTGCCATCTCCAAGACGGTCAACCTGCCGGAGTCGGCGACCGTCGAGGACATCGCCGAGGTCTACCTCCAGGGTTGGAAGATGGGCCTCAAGGCGCTCGCCGTCTACCGCGACAACTGCAAGGTCGGCCAGCCGCTGTCCGACGGCAAGGCTGACAAGGAGAAGAAGGCCGACGAGGTCGAGGCTCCCGTCGAGAAGGTCGTCGAGTACCGCCCGGTCCGCAAGCGGCTCCCCAAGCGCCGGTCCAGCCAGACCACGAGCTTCGCCGTGGGCGGCGCGGAGGGCTACCTCACCGCCGGCACCTATGAGAGCGGTGACCTGGGCGAGCTGTTCCTGAAGTTCGGCAAGCAGGGTTCGACCCTGGCCGGTGTCATGGACGCCTTCTCCATCGCCGTGTCGATCGGGCTGCAGTACGGCGTGCCGCTGGAGACCTTCGTCGAGAAGTTCACCAACCTGCGCTTCGAGCCGGCCGGTATGACGGACGACCCGGACGTGCGCATGGCGCAGTCGATCATGGACTACGTCTTCCGCCGCCTGGCGCTGGACTACCTGGACTTCGAGAGCCGGTCGTTCATGGGCATCCACACCGCGGAGGAGCGGGCCCGCCAGCTCGAGACCGGGTCGTATGCCCCGCTCGAGCCGTCGAACGACGACGACGACTACGAGGACGAGCTGGAGAACTACAGCCAGACCGCCGCCACCACGCCAGCCAAGAAGGCCGACAAGGTGGAGAAGGTCGCAGACCAGTCCGGTGCCGGCGCCGCCGACGCCCGCAAGGTCGACGCGGAGATCCACTCCTCGGCCGAGCTGCTCGAGCAGTTCCAGGGCAAGGTCGCTGACGCGCCGATCTGCATGACCTGCGGGACGAAGATGCGTCCGGCTGGGTCGTGTTATGTCTGCGAAGGCTGCGGCAGCACCAGCGGCTGCAGCTGAGAACTCAAGAGAGTCGGGCCCGGCGTTGCACCGCCGGGCCCGACGAGCAGTGGGTGTCCACTGGCTCCCTGTCGAACAGGAGCCTCCATCATGGCGCACCCCTGCTCGATCGCCAAGTGATCGAGCGGCCAAGGAGGTGATGATCATGGCCAAGAACACTGGACGCGGTTACCGTCGCGGTCCCGTGCGCTCCCGAAGCGAGTTCCGCCACCCCAACGGAACTTGGGTGAAGAGAGACAGCAACACGGGGCGGATCCTCAACGTGAGCGATAAGCCTCACAAGGGAGTGCGCGACGAGTAATGGTTGGCGCTGTCTCGCGCTCTCAGGCGAGACAGCGCCGCCAGCGGCACGGGAGGTCGGAGGCGGTTGTTGCATGGGCTCACTCCGAAAATCGCAGGTAGACGACTCGCGCCTCAGGGCGATCTGGGCGCCGTGCATTCTGTCGACACACTCGACGTTTTCATGGGCTCGCCCCGCAGCGCGGTCTGACAAGCTAAAGCCATGCACGAGGGGATCTATGAGCGTCTGGTGACGCGTCTCCTTGCAGACGAGCTTCATGACGAGGCTTTGGTTGCGGCCCGGATGCAGCCAGTTGAGGACGCGGAGCAGCCGGACGTTCTTGCTCGCCACGTGGCCGACGTCATACGCGATGTGCTGCGTGGTGTACGTGAGGACGCGCGGGTCGATCTGGTCAATCGTGTTGTCGATCAGCTAGCGAGCGAGCGGACGGTGCATCCACCGGTTCGCAACCTCGTGAGCGTGCGGGCTACTAGCTACGGGCCGGAGCTTCCCCGCCCCGCAACACCTCTCAGCAACGCCGCCCTCCTGACCAATGTCAAGGGGGAGCCAAGCCTCGGTGCCGAAATCCGGGCCGAGCTTGCATCTGCCGACCAGGTGGATCTGTTGTGCGCCTTCGTGAAGTGGCACGGACTCCGGGTGATTGAGGACGACCTACGAGCGCTCAGAGATCGCGGCGCTCAGCTGCGAGTCATCACCACGACATACATGGGCGCGACCGAACGCCGTGCCGTGGACCGCCTCGTCCAGGACTTCGGTGCGGAAGTCCGCACCCACTTCGACGAAGCCAAGACACGGCTGCACGCGAAGGCCTGGATGTTCCACCGGAAGACCGGCTTCGACACGGCATACGTCGGCTCGTCGAACCTCTCGCGTAGTGCTCTCCTGGATGGGCTGGAGTGGAACGTGCGACTGTCCCGGGTCGCGACACCTCACCTCCTCGAAAAGTTCTCGGGCACGTTCGAGACCTACTGGAACGACCCGAGCTTCGTGCCCTACGACCCGAACGACGTCGCAGACCGAGACCGCCTCGATGATGCGCTGGCAGTTGCCAGTGGCAAGGTCCGCCCCGACACAGGGTGGACGCTGTCCGGCCTCGACGTACGGCCCTACGCATATCAACAGCACATCCTTGATGCGCTCGAGGCGGAGCGACAGCTGCACGGGAGACACCGCAACCTCGTTGTTGCGGCGACGGGGACAGGGAAAACGATCATCGCGGCGCTGGACTACCGCCGACTCGCCGACCCGTCCACAAAGCGCTACCCGACCCTTCTCTTCGTGGCTCACCGCAAGGAGATCCTGGAGCAGTCACGACGCGCCTACCAAGAGGTGCTGGCGGATGCTTCCTTCGGTGAGCTCTATGTCGACGGCGCGCGTCCTGAGCGAT encodes the following:
- a CDS encoding vitamin B12-dependent ribonucleotide reductase — translated: MTETTGSKTRTRRNGKGLTIERIFTTPGVHPYDQVTWESRDVVQTNWKTGDTIFEQRGVEFPDFWSANASTIVTTKYFRGAVGTDARETGLKQLVDRVVLTYTKAGKEHGYFATDEDAEIFEHELTYALVHQIFSFNSPVWFNVGTQSPQQVSACFILSVDDSMDSILNWYKEEGFIFKGGSGAGLNLSRIRSSKELLSSGGTASGPVSFMRGADASAGTIKSGGATRRAAKMVVLDVDHPDIEEFIDTKAREEDKIRALRDAGFDMDLGGDDIVSVQYQNANNSVRVSDEFMRAVEEKTDFGLTSRKDGSVVTTVDAKHLFTKMAQAAWECADPGIQYDGTINDWHTNPETGRITASNPCSEYMSLDNSSCNLASLNLMKFLREDDTFDVETYQKVAELVITAMDISICFADFPTDPIGETTRNYRQLGIGYANLGALLMATGHGYDSEGGRALAASLTSLLTGAAYKRSAELAGVVGPYNGYARNADAHKRVMRKHQAANDEIRTLHTMDSSVHKAATKAWDAVVKTGEKNGYRNAQASVLAPTGTIGFMMDCDTTGIEPDFSLVKFKKLVGGGSMQIVNQTIPRALNRLGYADETIEAIVEFIAENGHVIDAPGLKPEHYEVFDCAMGARAIRPMGHVRMMAAVQPFLSGAISKTVNLPESATVEDIAEVYLQGWKMGLKALAVYRDNCKVGQPLSDGKADKEKKADEVEAPVEKVVEYRPVRKRLPKRRSSQTTSFAVGGAEGYLTAGTYESGDLGELFLKFGKQGSTLAGVMDAFSIAVSIGLQYGVPLETFVEKFTNLRFEPAGMTDDPDVRMAQSIMDYVFRRLALDYLDFESRSFMGIHTAEERARQLETGSYAPLEPSNDDDDYEDELENYSQTAATTPAKKADKVEKVADQSGAGAADARKVDAEIHSSAELLEQFQGKVADAPICMTCGTKMRPAGSCYVCEGCGSTSGCS